The genomic window ACCTGCGGGTCGGGCCAGAAATCGTCGGGTCGAAGTGCAATTGCTCTCTAATTTCACGAGCAACGGCGACAGCCAAACCGCCCAGGCAACGGGTACAGTCAAGCTTCCACAAGATGGTCAGGTGACTTCGCCACAGCAATAAAGCTTTTGCGCAAGAGTGGCTAAGATGGTTGGACGGGCGGAGAGAATTCTCGGCCCGTTTTTTCTTTTGGAGGATGGAGTGCTTCCCCCACCAAGATTACGCAGGGGGCAGGCAGAGTGGCGGTATGTTTTAGCCCGTCTACCGTAGTGGAGAGCACTTGCTCTTTGGGTGTACTTACATGGGAAATGATGATGCAGGGGGTGTCAGGGGCCACGCCTGCACACAGGAGCTGCCTTGCCAGCCGTGCATAGTCAGAGCCTGGCATATAGACAGCATAGGTAGCATCAGAGGGAAGAGGGCGGAAGTCTGCTTCTTCACCACTCTGAGCACGGTGGGCCGTGAGGAAGATGACCTTTGATGCAAACCTGCGGTCAGTCAGAGAGGTGCGGACTGTGGCCGCTGCTGCGAATCCAGCGCTAATGCCGGGCACGATTTCAAAGGGCACGCCATTTTCCTGAAGGGCCTCGATTTCTTCACCAGCGCGTCCAAAAAGCGTGGGGTCGCCTGTCTTCAGACGCACCACACTATACCCGGCATGGGCTTTTTCCACCAGGAGCGCATGAATCTGTTCTTGCGTGATGGTTTTATTGCCGCACCGTTTGCCTACATTTTCTACGCTTGCGGTCGGAGCTGCGAGCTTCAGGACCTCCGGGGCAACGAGGTCGTCATGGAAAATACAGTCGGCTGTCTGGATGAGAGAGGCAGCGCGCAGGGTTAGCAGGCCAGGGTCTCCCGGACCTGCTCCTACAAGGTAGACTTTGCCTTTCTCTGCGTGCTGCACTGGCTTGTGTCCTTTTCACCATGTTCTCACATCCTGCTTATGGGACTAACTGGGCGCAATGGGAGCAACGTTTCGCGGCAATCGGAATGTCGCTGAGGCATTCTGGACAAGGCTTGGTCTTTGGAATCTCGGTCCTCGCAGGAAAGAACTTTGCCATGAGTTTATTGACGGGCAGAACAAAGAAAAAATATACAGAGGCGGAGATCAGCAAAAACGAAATTACATCATTCAGAAAAGTCCCGTACTGGATCTTTCCGCCGTGGACATCCAAAACGAGGTAAGAAAAATCTGGCTTTCGGACGATCGCAGAAATGAGTGGATTGATGACGTTTTTGACCAGGGAATTCACAATCGCGGTAAATGCAGCACCGATCACAACGGCCACTGCCAGGTCTACAACATTGCCACGGAGAATAAACTCCCGAAATCCTTTCAGCATGAGGTTCCCTCCTAGAATGCCGTTCGAGACATCGTATCGTAACATGCTTGCTTTGCGTAGCGTAAGAAAGTTTGGATTTTCGTGTGCCTAGGCAGTAGAGGCCCAGGTACAGTATTCTGCTCAGTGCTTTGGACCATAGCAGGAGTAGGAAAATGAATAAGGTTGTGGCGAATGCAGATGAAGCTGTCCGGGACATTCCTGATGGCGCAACCATCATGCTGGGTGGGTTTGGGCTATGCGGCATCCCGGAAAATCTGATTGCCGCTCTGGTGCGTCGCAAGGTGAAGAACTTGCACACAATCAGTAACAACATGGGCGTGGATGGAGCCGGAATGGGGCTGATGTTGGAAGCGGGAATGATTGCTTCCCACACTGGAAGCTACGTCGGCGAGAACAAGCTGCTGGAGGAAAAAGTACTGAAAGGAGAGCTGGACCTGAGGCTCATTCCACAGGGGACCCTGGCAGAAAGGATCCGCGCCGGAGGTGCCGGCATTCCTGCGTTCTACACTCCGGCCGGTGTAGGCACTCTGGTAGCGGAGGGAAAGGAGACGCGCGAGTTCGATGGGCGCTTGTATTTATTGGAGCGCTGGCTGCGAGCTGATTTTGCACTCATCAAAGCTTGGAAGGGAGATACAGCAGGAAATCTTGTTTATCGGAAAACCGCCCGCAACTTTAATCCCATGATGGCAACAGCAGCAAGAATTACAATCGCTGAAGTTGAGGAGATTTTGAAACCCGGAGACTTAGATCCCGATCATATTGTGACGCCCGGGATTTACGTGAAACGCATCCTTTTGGGTGAAAAGTATGAAAAGCGCATTGAGCGGCGGACAGTTCGCAAGGGCTGAGTGCTTTATTGCCCAGGATGCATCTGTTGCTGTAATTGTGCGCAGATATTGCGGTATTTCAGCACAAATCGCGCATCGGCAAAGAGTGTAGCAGCGGCAAGGCAAAGGGCGATCGTCAGTTGCACCCTCTGAGCAGATGCCCGGGAGCGGGCAAACAGTCGGAAACACAGTGCAATGACAAACGCAGACAGCGTGGCCATGATGGTCATGGATGGCATCCTGTCACAGTAAATTCCATCCGCTGCAACGCCCATCCATGCTGAAAGGATGGCGACCATCAGTGCGAGAGCCAATGCTGCTTTACTGCCTGATTTGTAGCCGGACATAGCACCAGAGTAGCAGGCGTGGAGGCTATTTTTTGCGTTTCGCTTTCAGCGGTGCCGCTGCGCCGGTAGATTCCCGCACAATCAGCTCTGGCTGCATGACGACTTCTTCAGGAAAATTCATTTCCGGATGCGCAATCATGTCGAGGAGGACCTGTGCACCCTGCTGTCCCATTTCGCGAAGGGGCTGGCGCACAGTAGTAAGGCTGGGCTTGTGGTAGCCGGCACTCATGATGTCATCGAAACCAATCACAGAAATGTCTTCAGGGACCCTCAGGCCCGCATCAAAAATGGCACGCATGACGCCAATAGCGGAAATATCGTTGAAACAGAAGATGGCGGTGAAGTCTCTGGTCCGGGCAAGCAGGTCACGCATCGGGCCATAACCCACTCCGGGAGACCAGCTATCTGCTTCTAACTGGATACAGTATTCCGGACGGACCTTCATTCCCAGTTCCCGGGCCACTTCCAGAATGGAGCGCCATCGGTACTCCGTATCAGGAATGATGTTCGGCCCTTTCATGAAAGCGATGTGTCGATGGCCCAGAGCGTGGAGGTGCCTGAGTGCAAGCTCTGCTGCCCGCTTATGGTCTAAAACAATATTGGTTACACCCGGCGACTGGTTATGTGCAGAAATGGCCACGGTCGGTAGCGGGCTACGGATTTCCGATGGAGTATTCAGCAACAAAAAACCGTCCACGGCGCGCTCGACCAGCAGGCGCGGATATTCCTGCATCAGGTCCTGGTTCCAGTAATGGCTGGCCGTGAAGTAGAAGTATTGCGCGCGCATCAGATATTCTTCCACGCCATTCATCACCATTGTGAAGTAGCCTTCGCTGAGGTCAGGCGCCAGTACGCCAATAGACATGCTGCGGTTTTTGCGCAGGGAGCGGGCAAAATAATTAGGGCGGTAATGATATTTCCGCGCGGCCTGAAAGACGCGCTCACGCGTATGCTCAGGAATAGACCGTGCTGCTGGCGAGTTGTTCAACACCAGGGAAACGGTGGTCTGCGAAAGTTGCAGGATGGCGGCCAGCTGCTTGAGATTGATCGGCTCTCCGTCTTTTGGAGCCGACACTGGCTTGTCTTTCCGGTCTTCACTCATAGGCGATTTGTAACACGTTTTTAATTGGTGACGCTACCATGTGTAGGGAGGCGCACGGTCACTGTCGTGCCTGAGCCAATTTGAGTATCGATAGAGATCAGGCCGCCTGCCTGATCCACAATCGCCTTGCAGATCGAAAGACCGAGACCCGTACCCCCTGTATTGCGGTTGCGGGAAGGATCTCCGCGATAGAACGGCTCAAAGATGTGCGGAAGGGCCTCCGGCGGAATGCCATCACCCTGGTCTGCAATGGAAACTTCAGCCATCTCGTTGTGAATTCTCCCTTGTATCGATACGCATGTTCCGTTCGGACTATGTTGCAAAGCGTTCAGCAGAAGATTGGAAAACAGAAGACGGCAGTCGTCTCCAGCCAGGTGCACGGGCAGCGATTCTGGCAGCGTGCAGATCACGGTAATCCCTCGAAGCTCAGCGACTGGTTGAAGCTGTTCCCGGATCTCGGCGAGGGCGGCTGCAGCGTCCGCCGGAGTGGAACGATGCGCAGAGGTCGAGGCCTCGATGCGCGCCAGAGTAAGCATTTTGATTACGATTTCTTCCATTCGGGCACAGTCAGCCTCGCAGCGGGTGAGTCCGGCCTGGTATTCCTCTGGACTTCGAGGCTTCATCCCCAGTAATTGCAGAGACGACTTAACAACTGCAACGCCGGTCTTCAGCTCATGCGCCGAATCGCTGATGAGTCGGCGCTGCTGCATAAAAGAACGCTCCAGACGCTGCAGGGCTGACTCCAGGGCCTGGACCAGTGGAAAAAGCTCTTTCGTGGCTCGGGCGCGTTCCGACGGGGTGAACTTCCAGGTTTTGACAGAGAGGGCGCTGGCCTCAGCAGCCAGTTCATGCAGCGGTGTAAGGCTACGATTGAGCAGCCACGCCATCACAGCTCCTGTTATGGCGAGGAGCACCAGGCTGGAAATTGCATAGAACTGTACAGTATCCATCACTGCATGCCAGACGTGCTTTGTTGGCGATCCATAAATGATGGTAAGAGGATGACGCACACCGCCGCTGGGATCGTTGGGGTCCACAATGCGCAGGCCATGAAGCAACAAAGCACGGTAGTCTCTGCCATGGAGCGAGAGCTGAAAGGTACCATCCTGCCGGGAAAGGACCTGCTCCGGGACGCCGGTCCAGTTCTGAGAGCGGCCAAGAACGCGGCCCTTCTCATCGCGCACCTCATAAACGTCTTCGCGCGGAACGTTCAGGTCTTTCAGGTCAAGGACCACATTGTCTTCGGCGTCATCAGCATCCTGGACTGAGCCGAGCAGGGAGTCTGCACGGCCGCGCAGCATGATGTCAAACGAGCGGAAATGGCTGTGGCGCTCATAAAACCATGCCATCGCTGTAACGCACAGAGCCGAGACCAGTTCTACCAAAAGAACTGTGACGATCAGTCTCCGCGTAATTGAGTAAGGCTTCATGCGATCGCAAGGCGGTAGCCACGCCCGCGCAGCGTCTCAATGCTTGGCTGACGTGAACCGGCATCCAGCTTCTTGCGCAGGTTGGAAACGTGGGCCTCGATGACGTTGGAATGGTGCTCCCAGTTGTAATCGTAAAGGTGTTCGAGCAGCTCTCGCTTGGAGACAACGACACGCGGGCGGTGAATGAGATACTCAAGGATACGATATTCCATGGGCGAGAGATCGATTACCTGTCCGGAGCGCCGTACCGATTGCTCCAGAGTGTTGACTTCGATGTCGCCTACGGAAAGCACAGGGTGCGCTGCCCCCTTGCCCCGGCGGATAAGCGCCTTCGCGCGCGCGATCAGCTCGCCAAGGTCGAAGGGCTTGCTGAGATAATCATCTGCGCCGGCATTCAGCAGATCAATAATAGAGCGCGTTTCATCACGGGCTGTGAGGACCAGCACTGGAGTGCTGTTGTTAGTGGCCCTCAGCTTATTCAGAAGCGACAGACCATCGAGTTGGGGCAGCATAAGGTCGAGAATGATGAGGTCATAGCATGTATCTTTTGCCAGATAAAGGCCGACCAGTCCGTCTTCCGCGACATCCACTGCGAAGCCGGGTCCATCGCGTAGAGCAGCCGCGACGTTTTCGGCGATCCGCTTTTCGTCCTCGACCAGAAGTATTCGCATGACTTAGAAGTATGTCTCTTCCTAGATTAAGAGTGTCTGAACGCAAACGTCGAGAGACAAGAAAGGAGCATCCTAAACATGGGATGATCTTCCGGAACAGAAGCGATGCGGGAAAACGCCTGGCAGATCGGCTGCAGGAGTATGCAAACCATCAAATTGGAGTGGTCACAGGACTGCTGCGAGGCGGCGTCCCGGTGGCCTTTGAGATTGCGAAAGAATTGCATCTTCCGTTGGATGTGCTGCTTGTGCGCAAGCTGGGTGCTCCCGGACAACCGGAACTGGCCATGGGGGCGGTCGCGCCAGGTGGCATCCGGGTGCTTGACCAGCAGCTCATCCAGAGGCTGGGTCTGACTCAGGAACAGCTGGTGGAAAGGATTACTGCTGAAGAGGCTGAGCTGTGCCGCCGGGAGCAGATCTTTCAGGATGTCCGACCACAAATTCATTTGCAAGGCAAGACTGTACTGGTCGTAGATGATGGCATTGCGACAGGCGCAAGTATGATGGCTGCGATTCAGGTGCTGCGCGCGGCAGGGGCAAAAAAGATACTTGTTGCCGCCCCAGTTGCCCCGTTCCAGGCCCTGCGCGATCTTTCAACTCTTGCCGATCAGGTCATCATCCTAAAAGTCACAGAGCACTTTCCCGCTGTTGGATTTTTCTATCGCGATTTTCAGCAGATTTCCGATGAAGCAGTCCGTGATTACCTGCTCCGCTCCGCTCAGCAGACCTGATGCAAACCAATCCCGAGCAGGAATGCCAGTTTTTTCAAAACAGGAGTAACATGGCCTGTTCCGACAGCGCAATGGTGGGCCGGCCCGTGTGCGTTCCACTCTGCGAGGAATTTCCTGGCCCCGATGGGAAAGTGATAGCGACTATTGGTGTTTCCAATTTCCAGGACCGCCCCGGGGACAGACTCACCCTCGGCGGTAAGCAGTTGAAAGCCGCCACTAGGGTCCTCAACGACGGAAAGCAATGTCACCGGGCCATATTTTACTGACATCTCGACGGAAAGGCCTCGGCCTACCTTCCCGTGATATACCTGCAAAGGTCGTACTTTGGTCCTGCCTTGGGAAATGGCGATGTGACCAGGCCCATCGTGTCCCATCAGGACAACATCTTCTTTATAGTCAACGGCATAGTATTCGGTAAAAGAACCGCCTGCATCCATTGCGTCCAGCATCTTCATGGCAATGACATTTTTTACCTCGTATTCACCTGCAACAGGAACATGACGGGCAGTCAACAGCGACGTTCCCAGGATGATGGAGCTCATGGTGTCCTCATTTGCAGGAACCCCTGTGCCTTTGTAGTAGTAAGCCAGTGAAGTGAGCTGGTGCTTTGCGACGAAATGGTCAAGTGCTACTGAAGTCCGCGCTGCGCGATGCAGTTCTTCCGCAGGGCAATCTGGCTGAACTTCAAAATGGGCATGGAAATCAGAGATGCAGGTTCGAACAGCGTTTTCTGCTACCTGTTCCCGCAAGGCACTCAACTCATCCACTTCGAGAATTTCTACATCGCCGCCAAAAGTAATGCAGAGCTGCGTGACATCCGTCATGATGTCCAGCATTCCTGAGTAGTAATGTCCCATAAGTCCAAGGCGGTTGTTTTCCAGTGAAGCCCGGATCCTGGCTGCCGTCAGCCACTCCTCGATCTCCCGCCATGTATCGGTGTCCTGCAGAAGTCCGACCACTTGATGAAAAGGGATTTTGGCGCGGACCAGCACGTTAGCGATCTCCGGTACAGGGCAGGATGAGCACCAGGCAAGCCATTCACCCGTCATAGCAGTGCGGTCCTTCATCTGGTTGAAGGAAATGTAGTCGATGGCCGCATCCGGCTGGAGATTCAAGACAATGACGGGGACACCAGCCTTCTGGACCAGGGGCAAAACAGTGCTCGAAAGGGCATAAGTTGTAACGTAGAGGAAAAGAAGATCAATATCGGCGCGACGAAAGGCATGTCCTGCCTCTCGTGCACGTGCTGTGCTGTCAATCAGACCAAGATGGATGATCTCCGTATCCTTCTGCGCGGCCAGACGGCCGGCAACGGAGTGGACATATCCCTCTAATCTCTCTCGAAGCCCTGCAAATTGGTCCCAGTATGCTGCAAGGCCTATTCCGCAAAGCCCTACTTTCAATTTTGGAGTCTTCATTCGTTTGCCTTGCTCGGGTATGAATATTGTTTGCCCGTCCGTAGATTCAGGACGGAAAAGCTCCCATCGGGTGCAACAGTTAGCTCAAGGCCATAGCCGGAGTCCGGGCCAGACGGATTCGCAATGTAAGGCTCAGATGTATTATCAGCACCGCCTTCATCGGAAGAATGTAGCTGCCAAAGGGTCTCCAGACCAGAGACTTTCCTGAAAGTTTCAAGTATGGGTTTGGACCCCCCTTTGGTCGCCCCGTTGTCCATGATGGCAATCTGCGGATGAATCGCATCTACCAGCGCGGGGCTGGAGCTTTGATACCAGCCGTGATGGGAGACGATGAGGATGGGGACATGCCCCAGCCGATTCATGGGGCACATCAGTTGCATCTCTTTGTCCCAGGTAAGGTCGCCGAGATCAAGAATGCGAGTCTTCCCGAAAGTGATAAGCACACCCAGCGAGTGCGAGTTTTCGGTTGTATCGGTAGGGCGGGTCTCTGAGATCTTGCAATAAGGGTTCTGTTCTCCGCCGCCCGGCAAGGGATGGTCCAGCAGATTGCCATTGGAGCTGATGACGAGAACTTTCATGCCTTTTATAGGGAGAACGTCTCCCGGCCTTGGAACAATATGCTTGTATTTTCCTGAAGCAAGCAGCTTCTGATATGCCGCATAACCCTCAACGGTGGCCTTATCCGATGTTTCATAGTTTGGGCCGTGATCAATGAATGTACCAATCGGAATGCGGGCCGCCAGTTGGGGCACCCCTCCCACATGGTCTTCGTGGTAATGCGTAATCAGGACATAATCAATTCTGCTGATGCCGGCCTTCTTCGCAGCGGCGACGATGCGGTCGGCATCACGCCCGGCATGGCCGGGCCATCCGGTATCAATCAGAAGTGATTGACCGGAAGGAGTGACAAAGAGCGTGGATTGTCCGCCTTCTACGTCTACAAAGTAGACGCGCAGTTCTTTGCTGGTCTGTGCGAAAGCAACAGCCAGACTCGCGACCAGCAGACCGCACCATATCGCCATCTTTTGTGCCTTGTTCATGGTTTGTCCTTTGCGGAAACAGTAGCGCGCACGGCGCCGGTGGAAATACCCCCGTCTACGAGCAGGGTCTGTCCAGTGATATAACGGCTTGATTCAGAGGCAAGAAAAACGATCGCACCATCCAGGTCATGGGGTGCGCCGGGACGCTTCAGCGGAATGCGGTCTTTAAGATATTCCACCCACTCGGAATCTTCATACAGCACCCGGTTCTGCGCGGTTTCAAACCATCCTGGAGCAAGGCAGTTGACCGTTACGCCATATTTGCCCCAGTCATCGGCCAGGCTCATCGTCAGTTGGCGAATTCCGCCACGGCTGGCAGTATAAGGCGCAAGACCAGCGTATCCAGCAACACTTGTTACCGATCCGATATTAATGATGCGGCCATAGCCATGCTGGACCATGTTGCGCGCAACGGCCTGGGCTACAAAAAAGCTGCCGCGCAGATTGGTGTCAAGCACCAGGTTCCAGTCGTCCCAGGTGACGTCGAGCGCGGGCTTACGCACATTGCATCCTGCATTGTTCACAAGGATGTGGATCTGCCCAAAAGCGGCAATCGCCTCTTTTGCCATGCGCTCGATGCTGGTGTGATCGCGTACATCAAGTTCAAGAGAAAGAACGCGTCGTCCCAGGGATCTCATCTCAGACTCAAACTCAACCAGCGAGTCGCGTCTGCGGCTGGTAATTACGAGATCGGCGCCCGCGTTCGCCAGTGCGCGGGCAAAATATTGGCCCAGACCGCGGCTGGTGCCGGTAACGATGGCGGTCTGTCCGGTGAGATCAAATAATTCACTCACAGCGCCACCTCGCTCACCGGCTTTGGTGTGAGGACAACCTTCATCAGGTTTGGTTCTCGGGCATAAAGGCGAGAGAACCACTGCGGGCCTTCTTCCAGGGGGGCGACGGCTGTAATCAGAGGCCGGACACGAATTTTTCCGCTGGTCACGAATGCAATGGCTTCTGGATATTCTCCGGCGGAGGCCGCTGATCCCTGAAGCCTTACCTGACGAGAAACAACTTTCTGTAAAGGAAGCATGACCTGCGGTGTGATGTTTCCAATGAGAACGACAGTGCCACCTTTGCGCACGCTATCAATCGCTGCTGCGATCGTTTCACTGCGGCCCACTGCTTCAAGCACGACGTCATCTTCTGGGGCCAGCTTTTCGTCCGGACCAGAGAGGAGGGCTTCGTCGGCACCCATTTCTCTGGCCAGCTTCAGGCGGGTTTCATCGATGTCGACGACTGTGAGTCGTGATGCGCCCAGTGCTCGGGCGGCCTGCAATGTGAGGAGTCCGATCATGCCAGCCCCGATGACGCGCACAGTTTCTCCACCTTGGAGCTGCGCCAGCCGGACTGCATGAAGTGCGACCGAGACCGCCTCCAGCATCGCGGCCTCGGGAAATGAGAGTGCGTCCGGCAGATGGTACAGAATCCGCTGGGGTACTGCGAGGTATTCTGCAAAGGCCCCGTTGCGGCAATAGTCACCGCAGGAAACACCCACCACCTGCCGGTTGTCACACAGGTTTACCTCTCCACGCTGGCAGTAAGCGCAGCTTCCGCAATACACGGTAGAATCGAAGGTCACGCGGTCGCCTGGTTTGAAGCCGGTAACATTTTTCCCTGTTTCTGCAATGACGCCGGCGGCCTCATGCCCCATCACAAGCGGCGGGATGCGGCGTCCAGAAGAGCCATCATATCCATGCACATCGCTTCCGCAGATGCCGCAGGCCGCGATTTTTATCAGGACTTCGTCTGGACCAGGCGAGGGGCGGGGGAGGTCGGTGATCTCCAGCTTCTTGTACTCCGAAAGTAATAGCGCTTTCATGCTCTCCCTTTTTATTCCTTTACTGTCGCATCGCGCAAAAAATCATAATTGCCTGAAGGCGACAAATGAATATTTTGCAGCCTCCGGCTGTGGACCAGAACTGTATCCAGATACCAGAGGTTGAGAGTAGGCAGATCGCTGGCCAGAATCTCCTGTACTCGGTCATAGTCTGCCTTCTGTCTTTGTTGGTCTGTGTCGGAAGCCGCGTCTTCAAGCAAACGGTCGAGTTCGGGATTCGTATAGAAGCCTCGGTTGGCTCCATGTGGAGGAAAACTCGCCGTTGCGAAAGAGTAACGAAAGATGTCTGGAGCTTCATTTCCTCCGATCCAGCGTGAGGGCGCTATCTGGAAGATGCCGCGGCTGATGTCGGAGTAAAATGTGGCAAATTCATAGCTGCGAAGGTCCACTGCAATTCCTGCCTGCGAAAGCTGTTGCTGGATGGCCATGGCGAGCAGGCGGCTTCCTTCATCGGTAGAAGTCTTCAAGCCAATGTGAAAGCGGAAACCGTTGCGCTGGCGTGGATATCCGGCATTGTCGAGCAGTCGGTTTGCCGCTGCCAGGTCATACTTGTGTGCTTCTACATTTCCGTTCCAGGCCCAGTGCTCCGGGGGCAGTACGCTTTCGGCGAGTCGCGCCTGGTCACGGTACAAAGAGTGAATCAGCAGCGGGCGGTTGATGGCCAGTGCAATGGCCCTCCGCACGCGACCATCGCGCAGAATGGGGTCGCGCGTATTGAAAATGAGATACATCAGTGTGGTCCCAGGTCCGGAGTCGATCTCCAGATTGCGCTCACGCCGGAGCGCATAGACCGTATCGGCGGGCAGGGCATTCATGGCTGCGTCTGCGGAACCTTTCTGTAATTCCAAAGCGCGGGTGGTAGCATCCGGAACAACGGCGAAGCGCACCCTTTCGATAGAGGGTTGTGGTTGCCAGGAATGTGGTGCGCGTTGGAGGACGACTTCTTTGTCCTGTTCCTGGCTGACGAACTCAAAGGGGCCGCTGCCGATGGGGTGCTTCCAGAAATCGCGTCCGCTGCCTGCAGGCACAACGCCAAATCCGCCATCGCTCAGGTTCCACAGCAGCGCAGGGTCCGGCTTCTTCAGGTAAATGACTACAGTGAGCGGGTCGGGTGTTTCCACGCGGTCGATGGCCTGATAGGCATTCGCTTTTACGCTGATGACCATTCCCTGAAGGATGGAATCTAAGGTGTACTTTACATCTGTTGAAGTAAGAGGGTGGCCATTGTGAAAACGCACATCTTTGCGCAGATGGAAGACATAAGTCAGTGGGTTAGGAGTCTCCCATTTTTCTGCCAGCCAGGGTTGCAGATTGAAATGATGATCGCGGCGCACCAGCGCATCAAATAGGAGCGAGTCAATGCGTTCTGACTGGGCGTCTACGCCAATCCGCGGATCAAGGTTGGTTGGGCTGCTTTCAATCAGCACGGTCACGATGTTTCCTGTTGCATGGTACCGGTTGCAGCCGGAAATAAAAAAAAGGAGCGCAAGTACCAGCATGGCAAATCGTTCAGGCATAGGTAATCTGCCCCAGAATCGCCAGATGTTTTGCTCCGGTTGCAGAGGGCACATTGGCCGGCTTTCTGTGCCAGGTGTAGTAGGCAAGCAGAGCAAATGCCGCTGCCTCCTTGGCTTCCACGGGCAGGCCCAAAGCAGTGGAATCATGCAAAGTACAGCCAAAAGGCCCCAACCTCTCGCGCAGCATTCGCATCAGAACAGGGTTCTTTGCCCCGCCGCCGGAAACAATATAGTCCACCGGAGCGCTGCGTGAGAGGCTTGGACGCACAAAACGTTCAAAGGCAAGAGCAATGCTTTGTGCGGTGAGCGCCGTGGCTGTAGCGACAGCGTCTTCGCTCGATCCGCCCGCTTTTTTACATGCCCGCAGAAAGCTGGAGGTAAAGGCTGCCCCAAACTCCTCACGTCCAGCAGACTTTGGAGGCCTTGCCTGAAAAAAGGATTGTTGAAGCACCCGGTCCACTACCTTTCCAAGCACACGTCCCCGTGCAGCAATTCTCCCATTTTGGTCAAAAGGCCGATGGAATTGCTGCTCGGTCAGTGCATCGATCACCATGTTTCCAGGGCCGGTGTCGAAGGCCAG from Pseudacidobacterium ailaaui includes these protein-coding regions:
- a CDS encoding SDR family NAD(P)-dependent oxidoreductase codes for the protein MSELFDLTGQTAIVTGTSRGLGQYFARALANAGADLVITSRRRDSLVEFESEMRSLGRRVLSLELDVRDHTSIERMAKEAIAAFGQIHILVNNAGCNVRKPALDVTWDDWNLVLDTNLRGSFFVAQAVARNMVQHGYGRIINIGSVTSVAGYAGLAPYTASRGGIRQLTMSLADDWGKYGVTVNCLAPGWFETAQNRVLYEDSEWVEYLKDRIPLKRPGAPHDLDGAIVFLASESSRYITGQTLLVDGGISTGAVRATVSAKDKP
- a CDS encoding ABC transporter substrate-binding protein; translation: MPERFAMLVLALLFFISGCNRYHATGNIVTVLIESSPTNLDPRIGVDAQSERIDSLLFDALVRRDHHFNLQPWLAEKWETPNPLTYVFHLRKDVRFHNGHPLTSTDVKYTLDSILQGMVISVKANAYQAIDRVETPDPLTVVIYLKKPDPALLWNLSDGGFGVVPAGSGRDFWKHPIGSGPFEFVSQEQDKEVVLQRAPHSWQPQPSIERVRFAVVPDATTRALELQKGSADAAMNALPADTVYALRRERNLEIDSGPGTTLMYLIFNTRDPILRDGRVRRAIALAINRPLLIHSLYRDQARLAESVLPPEHWAWNGNVEAHKYDLAAANRLLDNAGYPRQRNGFRFHIGLKTSTDEGSRLLAMAIQQQLSQAGIAVDLRSYEFATFYSDISRGIFQIAPSRWIGGNEAPDIFRYSFATASFPPHGANRGFYTNPELDRLLEDAASDTDQQRQKADYDRVQEILASDLPTLNLWYLDTVLVHSRRLQNIHLSPSGNYDFLRDATVKE
- a CDS encoding anhydro-N-acetylmuramic acid kinase; the protein is MSGTSADGIDVAFVHIGPQKDRLKIELIAHESSPYSKTLRTAVLAAMDARSISAAELARLNWRLGIAYAEAVRKTWDLHPCKLDLIGCHGQTIYHQGKPALYAGKKFSCTWQLGEAALIAATMRLPVVSNFRPADMAAGGQAAPLVPLLDFVWFSDTKRARVLQNIGGIANLTLVPPSSGIDKLLAFDTGPGNMVIDALTEQQFHRPFDQNGRIAARGRVLGKVVDRVLQQSFFQARPPKSAGREEFGAAFTSSFLRACKKAGGSSEDAVATATALTAQSIALAFERFVRPSLSRSAPVDYIVSGGGAKNPVLMRMLRERLGPFGCTLHDSTALGLPVEAKEAAAFALLAYYTWHRKPANVPSATGAKHLAILGQITYA
- a CDS encoding ComEC/Rec2 family competence protein, with protein sequence MNKAQKMAIWCGLLVASLAVAFAQTSKELRVYFVDVEGGQSTLFVTPSGQSLLIDTGWPGHAGRDADRIVAAAKKAGISRIDYVLITHYHEDHVGGVPQLAARIPIGTFIDHGPNYETSDKATVEGYAAYQKLLASGKYKHIVPRPGDVLPIKGMKVLVISSNGNLLDHPLPGGGEQNPYCKISETRPTDTTENSHSLGVLITFGKTRILDLGDLTWDKEMQLMCPMNRLGHVPILIVSHHGWYQSSSPALVDAIHPQIAIMDNGATKGGSKPILETFRKVSGLETLWQLHSSDEGGADNTSEPYIANPSGPDSGYGLELTVAPDGSFSVLNLRTGKQYSYPSKANE
- a CDS encoding galactitol-1-phosphate 5-dehydrogenase, yielding MKALLLSEYKKLEITDLPRPSPGPDEVLIKIAACGICGSDVHGYDGSSGRRIPPLVMGHEAAGVIAETGKNVTGFKPGDRVTFDSTVYCGSCAYCQRGEVNLCDNRQVVGVSCGDYCRNGAFAEYLAVPQRILYHLPDALSFPEAAMLEAVSVALHAVRLAQLQGGETVRVIGAGMIGLLTLQAARALGASRLTVVDIDETRLKLAREMGADEALLSGPDEKLAPEDDVVLEAVGRSETIAAAIDSVRKGGTVVLIGNITPQVMLPLQKVVSRQVRLQGSAASAGEYPEAIAFVTSGKIRVRPLITAVAPLEEGPQWFSRLYAREPNLMKVVLTPKPVSEVAL